TCGACGCTTTTTTAAGACTTTTCAAAGTTTTGCCAAGCTGTTTTCCTAATTCTGGAAGCTTTTTGGGACCAAAAATTAAAAGAGCTAAGATAAGTATTACAGTAACTTCAGGCAAACCTACACCAAAAATATTCATAACTGATAACTATTTAACTAATTAGGAAATCTACTATTAAATATAGTCAAATCATGTGAAAATTTCATTCTTGGAAAAGCTTTTTTAATATTAAAAAATTTTGAAAAATATTATTGTTATTAATACACCTTTAAAGAAAACTAACCAAAGTAATTGATAATCACTCAATTTAAATTTTTTTTGGTACCAATTTATAAGAGTTTTATGTTTACCTATTAATTTTCTCATTTTCACAGAGATTATTTATTACTATCACTTATTTTATCTTAATTTCTTTTATGATTACTTATAGAAATCTTAGATTCTCCTCGAATTAGATTATTCTATTAAATTTTAATCTTTTTATAAATTAATTATTTTCTAAATTAATGAAACTATTCGCTTAATATCTATTATCAAAAAAAATGAAGTACTTATTTGTTGTTTTTTACCTTTTTTTTCTAATTTATCCAGCTGAAGCCGTTACCACAAAAATGTTTAAAGTATTGGATACTTGTGCAAGATATCGACTCGGTGAGATTAATGCTAATGAGGCTATAGAAAAACTAAAATTAAAATTAACGAATTCTTCCACTAGTGAGCCAAAGGACCTAGTAAAAAAATATTGCTCAGTATTTACTCCAAATGAAAAAATTGAATTTTAATCT
This window of the Prochlorococcus marinus XMU1410 genome carries:
- a CDS encoding TatA/E family twin arginine-targeting protein translocase codes for the protein MNIFGVGLPEVTVILILALLIFGPKKLPELGKQLGKTLKSLKKASNEFQNEIDQVMNEEDKDESLKSIESNQTNEMNQEKIDSENSKK